The proteins below come from a single Caloenas nicobarica isolate bCalNic1 chromosome 23, bCalNic1.hap1, whole genome shotgun sequence genomic window:
- the LAPTM5 gene encoding lysosomal-associated transmembrane protein 5: MTVQTTTEPPRCCFFNITTATVALGIFHMVMSVLLLIEYSLEVASGKGFCKDLDKDYYRIADVITSFLLIIMLFVISFNLLLGVVKKRERLLIPFLALQVLDFLLSLLTMFSSYTQVPAIISVSSLRHTQGHSKIPFLALQLLDFCLSILTLCSSYMEVPTYLSLKSSDNGGFLPTLEKLPTEEYAKVMITFTIAFVAVLFLKAYMFKCVLSCFKFIKASKREEEKVDPQAVEKAVLPSYDEALELTSKDSPPPYAAI, from the exons ATGACGGTCCAAACGACCACTGAGCCCCCCAGATGTTGCTTCTTCAACATCACGACAGCAACGGTCGCTCTGGGGATCTTCCACATG GTTATGAGCGTTTTGCTGCTGATTGAGTACTCCCTGGAGGTGGCGAGCGGGAAAGGCTTTTGCAAAGACCTGGACAAGGATTACTACAGAATTG CTGATGTCATCACCAGTTTCCTGTTGATCATCATGCTGTTTGTCATCAGCTTCAACCTCCTCCTTGGTGTGGTGAAG aagaGGGAACGTCTCCTGATCCCGTTCCTTGCTCTACAAGTCCTGGACtttctcctcagcctcctgaCGATGTTCAGTTCCTACACACAAGTCCCAGCGATCATTTCTGTGTCCTCGCTTCGCCACACA CAGGGGCACTCGAAGATCCctttcctggctctgcagctgctggatttCTGCCTGAGCATCCTCACCCTCTGCAGCTCTTACATGGAGGTCCCCACCTACCTCAGCCTCAAGTCTTCAGATAATGGG GGCTTTTTGCCAACGCTGGAGAAGTTACCAACAGAGGAATATGCCAAAGTGATGATCACCTTCACCATTGCGTTCGTTGCTGTCCTCTTCCTGAAG GCCTATATGTTCAAATGTGTCCTGAGCTGCTTTAAGTTTATTAAAGCCAgcaagagagaggaggagaaagttGACCCACAAGCAGTTGAAAAG GCCGTGCTGCCGTCGTATGATGAAGCCTTAGAGTTGACTTCCAAGGATTCCCCACCGCCCTATGCCGCAATCTAA